A genome region from Verrucomicrobiota bacterium includes the following:
- a CDS encoding prepilin-type N-terminal cleavage/methylation domain-containing protein has translation MMWPKKSIYQYWEKEHRAAFTLIELLVVIAIIAILAGLLLPVLARAKTKAQAISCLSNTKQLTLCWIMYSGDNRDELIQNYLQNQTYAWVQGDVNAAPGDTNVNNIKNGKLFPYNTSLGIYVCAADDYKRNGRKATRVRSFSMSGQMNSDVDWVNPRYPINRKYTNILNPRPAGALVFIDESTITLEDAYFAIQVDNRVWQNSPSDRHDRGANLSFADGHSEIYKWKEPKTGKVTWDTPAQRPVDRDFDRVAAAIATKY, from the coding sequence ATGATGTGGCCGAAGAAATCCATCTACCAATACTGGGAAAAAGAGCACCGGGCTGCTTTTACATTGATCGAACTCCTCGTCGTCATCGCCATTATCGCGATCCTCGCCGGCTTGCTGTTACCGGTGTTGGCGCGGGCGAAGACGAAGGCCCAAGCCATTTCCTGCCTGAGCAACACGAAGCAACTCACGTTGTGCTGGATCATGTACAGCGGTGACAACCGGGACGAATTGATACAGAACTATTTGCAAAACCAGACGTACGCCTGGGTGCAAGGCGACGTCAACGCGGCTCCCGGCGACACCAATGTTAACAACATCAAGAATGGAAAACTGTTCCCGTACAACACCTCTTTGGGGATCTACGTGTGTGCCGCCGATGACTACAAACGGAATGGAAGGAAAGCAACCCGCGTGCGGAGTTTTTCCATGTCAGGGCAGATGAACAGCGACGTTGACTGGGTCAACCCCCGCTACCCGATCAACAGGAAGTACACTAACATTCTAAATCCGAGACCTGCCGGGGCCTTGGTGTTTATTGACGAGAGCACGATCACGCTTGAAGACGCTTATTTTGCGATCCAAGTTGATAATCGAGTCTGGCAAAACAGCCCCTCCGATCGGCACGATCGCGGCGCCAACCTGAGCTTTGCCGATGGCCATTCGGAAATCTACAAGTGGAAGGAGCCGAAGACGGGCAAAGTGACTTGGGACACGCCGGCACAGAGGCCGGTGGACCGCGATTTCGACCGAGTGGCGGCCGCGATCGCTACCAAGTATTGA
- the metF gene encoding methylenetetrahydrofolate reductase [NAD(P)H], protein MQFIRDIHAAKGAAGKPVISFEFFPPKTGEGDRNLLEKTIPALLQLKPDYCSVTYGAGGSTRDKTLGIVDRIQREHNLTAMAHLTCVSSTKAQLRDVIEQARGLGIKNVLALRGDPTGTNSEFQRTEGGFEFSYQLVAFLKELGGFCIGTAGFPEGHIACKEGKYVDWQRLKAKIDCGADFVLTQLFFDNADFFEFRDYLTKLGVTVPICPGIIPILSASQIKRFTALCGAELPKPLLNDLEKFGDNDEATAEFGIDYATEQCAELLREGVPGLHFYTLNKARSTTHILKKLGLA, encoded by the coding sequence ATGCAGTTCATACGCGACATTCACGCCGCCAAAGGCGCCGCCGGAAAGCCGGTCATTTCGTTTGAATTCTTTCCGCCCAAAACCGGGGAAGGCGACCGCAACCTTCTGGAAAAAACCATTCCCGCCCTGCTTCAGCTCAAGCCGGATTATTGTTCCGTGACCTACGGTGCCGGCGGCAGCACGCGCGACAAAACGCTCGGCATCGTGGATCGCATCCAGCGCGAGCACAACCTCACCGCCATGGCCCACCTGACTTGCGTCAGCTCGACGAAAGCACAATTGCGCGATGTGATCGAACAGGCGCGTGGTCTCGGCATCAAGAACGTTCTCGCGTTGCGCGGTGATCCGACCGGCACCAACAGTGAATTCCAAAGGACGGAAGGCGGCTTTGAGTTCTCCTATCAACTCGTAGCGTTTCTGAAAGAACTCGGCGGGTTCTGCATCGGCACCGCGGGATTTCCCGAGGGGCATATCGCCTGCAAGGAGGGCAAATACGTCGATTGGCAGCGCTTGAAAGCGAAGATCGATTGCGGCGCAGATTTTGTGCTTACGCAACTTTTTTTCGACAACGCCGACTTCTTCGAGTTCCGCGACTACCTCACCAAGCTTGGTGTGACGGTGCCGATCTGTCCTGGCATCATCCCCATCCTGAGCGCTTCGCAGATCAAACGGTTCACGGCGTTATGCGGCGCGGAATTACCCAAGCCGCTCTTGAACGACCTCGAAAAGTTTGGCGACAACGACGAAGCGACTGCGGAATTCGGCATCGACTACGCGACCGAACAATGCGCCGAATTGCTGCGTGAAGGTGTGCCGGGACTCCATTTCTACACGCTGAACAAAGCCCGCTCGACGACCCACATCCTGAAGAAACTCGGACTGGCTTGA
- a CDS encoding sulfatase: MRSILFAIIFCLTLPAHFGWAQEKRPPNVLWICGDDHAPYVIGAYGNNQVRTPNLDRLASQGMRFDRAFCNSPVCTASRQSFITSRYPRTIGVTQLKTPLAENEVTLAEVLKRAGYNTAAIGKMHFNSPLKHGFALLIDLPQHRAWLEAKGRSLLPSGVEVQPPWKPFKDPASVWLNSACRPFGLIDADMAGTFFAQQAAKFLRDRRDKPFFLIASFYEPHSPFYFPVEYRGWHKPEEFTVPKVGPEDDWQIPKIFRNLTDREKQGIIAAYYTSAEFLDKNIGTVLDALEKSGQAENTLVIYTGDHGYMLGQHGRFEKHCGYEPAVHSALLMRYPGKIKLKQSTKALVEFIDIFPTVLDYAGVPIPSNVQGKSLVPVLSGKTRRHREQVFIEYSENEEAYIRTDRWKFIYSTGKRVREDGYVTDNPQPGRTIQLFDLKRDPEEMQNLAQRPEFSKTVEDFTRRLAERLKRTARQPELIPQTDDVHAILEFCLQPRDVTGTTKLK; encoded by the coding sequence ATGCGCTCAATTTTGTTCGCGATCATTTTCTGCCTGACGTTGCCGGCCCACTTTGGTTGGGCGCAGGAAAAACGCCCACCCAACGTGCTTTGGATTTGCGGCGATGATCACGCGCCCTACGTCATCGGCGCTTACGGCAACAACCAAGTGCGCACGCCGAACCTCGACAGGTTGGCATCGCAAGGAATGAGATTCGACCGTGCGTTCTGCAATTCGCCGGTCTGCACGGCCTCGCGGCAATCGTTCATCACCAGCCGTTACCCGCGGACCATCGGCGTGACACAATTGAAAACGCCGCTGGCGGAAAACGAAGTCACGCTGGCGGAAGTTCTCAAGCGTGCCGGCTACAACACCGCCGCCATCGGCAAGATGCATTTTAACAGTCCGCTCAAGCACGGCTTCGCTCTGCTGATTGATCTGCCGCAACATCGGGCATGGTTGGAGGCAAAAGGCAGGAGCTTGCTGCCGTCGGGCGTGGAGGTGCAGCCGCCGTGGAAACCGTTCAAAGACCCGGCCAGTGTCTGGCTCAACAGCGCGTGCCGTCCCTTTGGGCTGATTGATGCCGACATGGCCGGAACTTTTTTTGCGCAACAGGCGGCGAAGTTTTTGCGTGACCGGCGCGACAAGCCGTTTTTCCTGATCGCCAGTTTTTACGAACCACATTCCCCGTTTTATTTTCCCGTTGAATATCGCGGCTGGCACAAGCCGGAGGAGTTCACGGTTCCCAAGGTCGGTCCGGAGGACGACTGGCAGATTCCGAAAATCTTTCGAAACCTCACCGACCGCGAGAAGCAGGGCATCATCGCCGCCTACTACACGTCGGCGGAGTTCCTGGATAAAAACATCGGGACGGTGCTCGATGCGCTGGAAAAATCCGGGCAGGCGGAGAATACGCTCGTCATTTACACCGGCGATCACGGTTACATGCTCGGACAGCACGGACGCTTCGAGAAGCATTGCGGCTACGAGCCGGCCGTGCACTCGGCCTTGCTCATGCGTTATCCCGGCAAGATCAAACTAAAGCAGAGCACCAAGGCGCTCGTCGAATTCATCGATATTTTTCCCACCGTGCTGGACTACGCCGGAGTTCCGATTCCTTCCAATGTCCAGGGTAAGAGCCTGGTTCCCGTTTTGAGCGGGAAAACCAGGCGACACCGCGAACAGGTCTTCATTGAGTATTCGGAAAACGAAGAAGCGTACATCCGCACTGACCGGTGGAAGTTCATTTACTCGACCGGCAAGCGCGTGCGCGAAGATGGCTACGTCACCGACAATCCACAGCCCGGACGCACGATTCAACTCTTCGACCTCAAACGCGACCCGGAAGAAATGCAGAACCTCGCCCAGCGTCCGGAGTTTTCAAAAACCGTGGAGGATTTCACGAGGCGATTGGCCGAGCGTTTGAAACGCACTGCGCGGCAACCGGAGTTGATTCCGCAGACCGATGATGTTCATGCCATCCTGGAATTTTGTCTGCAACCAAGAGACGTCACAGGAACGACAAAGTTGAAATAG
- a CDS encoding FG-GAP repeat protein gives MAAMSLQSAYAAPTPAQQAYLKASNTGGADALNFGDNFGQSVAVSGDTIVVGAPYENSNATGVNGDQSNTNAPESGAAYVFVRNGTNWIQQAYLKASNTGSNDAFGRSVAVSGDTVVIGAYGEASNATGVNGNQSNNSASHSGATYVFVRDSSGNWSQQAYLKASNTDANDGFGYSVAVSRDTVVVGAWNENSYATGVNGDQSNNSGFSSGAAYVFVRSGTNWTQQAYLKASNTGPGDNFGLSVAVSGDTVVSGAYGEASNATGVNGNQSNNSASASGAAYVFVRSGTNWSQQAYLKASNTGVDDQFGSAVAVSGDTVVIGAYGEASNATGVNGNQNDNSATDSGAAYVFVRNGTTWVQQAYLKASNTDARDQLGISVAISGDTTVVGAYYEDSNATGITGNQTDNSATNSGAAYVLVRNGTNWSQQAYLKASNTGGSSDVFIPGDSFGFAVAVSGDTVVVGAIGEDSNATGVNGNQSDNSATDSGAAYVFTGLGFGTQLTIVPDASSGGYFVRFNGAPELTYRLQRASSVTGPWDTIDTQTAPASGLIEYHETTPRPAAAFYRTVTP, from the coding sequence ATGGCGGCCATGAGTTTGCAGAGCGCGTATGCCGCGCCCACGCCCGCCCAGCAAGCCTACCTCAAAGCCTCCAACACCGGTGGGGCTGACGCCCTTAACTTTGGTGACAACTTTGGCCAATCGGTGGCGGTATCGGGCGACACGATAGTGGTCGGGGCACCCTATGAGAACAGCAACGCCACCGGGGTGAACGGCGACCAGAGCAACACCAACGCTCCTGAATCGGGCGCCGCCTATGTCTTTGTGCGCAACGGAACGAATTGGATCCAACAGGCCTATCTCAAAGCCTCCAACACCGGATCAAATGACGCCTTCGGTCGTTCAGTGGCGGTGTCAGGCGACACGGTGGTGATCGGAGCGTATGGCGAGGCTAGCAACGCCACCGGCGTGAACGGCAACCAGAGCAACAACAGCGCATCGCATTCCGGTGCAACCTACGTCTTCGTGCGCGACAGTTCGGGGAATTGGAGCCAGCAGGCTTATCTCAAGGCTTCCAACACCGACGCGAATGACGGCTTCGGTTATTCGGTGGCGGTGTCGCGCGACACGGTGGTGGTCGGGGCATGGAACGAGAACAGCTACGCCACCGGGGTGAACGGCGACCAGAGCAACAACAGCGGCTTCAGTTCTGGTGCGGCCTATGTCTTCGTGCGCAGCGGGACGAACTGGACCCAGCAAGCGTATCTCAAAGCGTCGAACACCGGGCCGGGTGACAACTTCGGCTTGTCGGTTGCTGTGTCGGGTGACACGGTGGTGAGCGGAGCGTATGGCGAGGCTAGCAACGCCACCGGCGTGAACGGCAACCAGAGCAACAACAGCGCTTCTGCCTCTGGCGCGGCCTACGTTTTCGTCCGCAGCGGGACGAATTGGAGCCAACAAGCGTATCTCAAAGCCTCCAATACCGGCGTGGATGACCAGTTCGGTTCCGCCGTGGCGGTGTCGGGTGACACGGTGGTGATCGGAGCGTATGGCGAGGCTAGCAACGCCACCGGCGTGAACGGCAATCAGAACGATAACAGCGCCACTGACTCTGGGGCGGCTTACGTTTTTGTCCGCAACGGGACGACATGGGTACAGCAGGCCTACCTCAAAGCATCCAACACGGACGCGCGTGACCAGTTGGGCATCTCCGTGGCGATATCGGGCGACACCACGGTGGTCGGGGCGTATTACGAAGACAGCAACGCCACCGGGATTACCGGAAACCAGACGGACAACAGCGCCACCAACTCCGGCGCGGCCTACGTGTTGGTGCGCAACGGGACGAACTGGAGCCAGCAGGCCTATCTCAAAGCCTCCAACACGGGCGGTAGCTCAGACGTTTTCATCCCCGGTGACTCCTTCGGCTTTGCAGTCGCCGTGTCGGGCGACACCGTCGTCGTTGGGGCGATCGGGGAGGACAGTAACGCCACCGGCGTGAACGGCAACCAGAGCGACAACAGCGCCACCGACTCCGGGGCAGCCTACGTTTTCACCGGCTTGGGCTTTGGCACCCAACTCACCATCGTGCCTGATGCCAGCAGCGGCGGTTACTTTGTTCGCTTCAACGGCGCCCCCGAACTCACCTACCGATTGCAGCGTGCGTCCAGCGTGACCGGCCCGTGGGACACCATCGACACGCAGACCGCGCCCGCCTCCGGCCTCATCGAATACCACGAAACAACTCCGCGTCCGGCCGCCGCCTTCTACCGCACCGTCACGCCGTGA
- a CDS encoding DUF1501 domain-containing protein: MFYQPEFEKTISRRAFLRRGATGVGAIALASLLKENLFAASPDSVQSHGVLKSFHFPPKAKRVIYLFMSGAPSHIDLFDHKPKLKDLTGTELPTSIRMGQRITGMTSGQKQLLCVGSPFEFKRHGKSGGELSEILPHTAQVIDDIAIIRSMFTEPINHDPAVTFFATGNQQPGRPTMGSWISYGLGSENKNIPAYVVLVSGSGGQPLQARYWGSGFLPSNHQGVQFRGVGDPVLYVTNPKGISAQTRRQLLDGVQELNRMELGELGDPEIATRIEAYEMAYRMQTSVPDLMDISKEPKEVLDLYGAEPGKASFANNCLLARRLAERDVRFIQLVHRDWDHHGNLPAEITRQTKLTDQASAALIIDLKQRGLLEDTLVIWGGEFGRTSYSQGEITKTSFGRDHHPRCFSIWMAGGGIKGGITLGKTDDFGYNIVEDPVHVHDFHATFLHCLGIDHKKLTFRFQGRDFRLTDVSGEIVTKLLA, from the coding sequence ATGTTCTACCAACCGGAATTTGAAAAAACAATTTCTCGCCGCGCATTCCTGCGGCGCGGCGCCACGGGTGTCGGCGCCATCGCGCTGGCCTCGTTGCTCAAAGAGAATCTGTTCGCCGCTTCGCCGGACTCGGTGCAATCGCACGGTGTCCTCAAGTCATTCCATTTCCCGCCCAAGGCCAAGCGCGTGATCTACCTGTTCATGTCCGGCGCGCCGTCGCACATCGACCTGTTCGACCACAAACCAAAACTGAAGGACCTGACCGGTACGGAACTGCCCACGTCAATCCGGATGGGCCAGCGCATCACCGGCATGACCAGTGGACAGAAGCAACTGCTCTGCGTCGGCTCGCCGTTCGAGTTCAAGCGACACGGTAAGTCCGGCGGCGAGTTGTCGGAGATTCTGCCGCACACCGCCCAGGTCATTGATGACATTGCCATCATCCGCTCCATGTTCACCGAGCCGATCAATCACGATCCGGCAGTAACATTTTTCGCCACGGGCAACCAGCAACCGGGCAGGCCCACGATGGGCTCCTGGATTTCTTATGGCCTCGGCAGCGAGAACAAAAACATTCCCGCCTACGTGGTGCTGGTTTCTGGGAGCGGCGGCCAGCCGTTGCAGGCGCGTTATTGGGGCAGCGGATTCCTGCCGAGCAACCATCAGGGCGTGCAATTCCGCGGCGTGGGCGATCCCGTCCTCTACGTGACCAACCCCAAAGGCATCAGCGCGCAGACGCGGCGGCAGTTGCTCGATGGCGTCCAAGAGTTGAACCGCATGGAGCTGGGCGAGCTGGGCGATCCGGAAATCGCCACGCGCATCGAGGCCTATGAAATGGCTTATCGCATGCAGACCAGCGTGCCGGACTTGATGGACATTTCCAAAGAGCCGAAGGAAGTGCTCGACCTCTACGGCGCGGAGCCGGGCAAGGCATCCTTCGCCAACAACTGCCTGCTCGCCCGGCGACTGGCTGAGCGCGACGTCCGCTTCATTCAACTCGTCCATCGGGACTGGGACCATCACGGCAACCTGCCGGCCGAGATCACGCGCCAGACCAAACTGACCGACCAGGCTTCGGCGGCGTTGATCATTGATTTGAAACAACGCGGACTGCTGGAGGACACCTTGGTTATTTGGGGCGGCGAATTTGGCCGCACCAGCTACAGCCAGGGCGAAATCACCAAGACCAGTTTCGGACGCGACCATCATCCGCGTTGCTTCAGTATCTGGATGGCGGGCGGCGGCATCAAAGGCGGCATCACGCTCGGCAAGACGGACGACTTCGGTTACAACATCGTGGAAGACCCGGTCCACGTTCACGATTTCCACGCGACGTTTCTGCATTGCCTCGGCATCGACCACAAAAAGCTGACGTTCCGTTTCCAGGGCCGCGACTTCCGCCTCACCGACGTGAGCGGTGAAATCGTGACGAAGCTGCTGGCATAG
- a CDS encoding PSD1 domain-containing protein, with protein sequence MEIRSLLNGQRLGLLWLLAILALLAASASGATQPARKKTAIDFNRDIRPILSENCFACHGPDENKRKAKLRLDQKDGLFKTLDKGKLVVVPGSSKQSDLFRRITATDEDDHMPPPKFGKALTKAQIELLRQWIDEGAEWKGHWAYLAPERPELPAVKNKSWPRNAIDHFVLARLEKEGLKPTSEADRLTLIRRLTFDLTGLPPTIEEVDAFLSNKNPDAYEKLVDRLLASAQYGERMAEFWLDLARYADTNGYHIDNNRDIWLWREWVIRAFNENMPFDRFTIEQLAGDLLPNATMDQKVATGFNRNEMVNFEGGADPDEYLTKYQVGRVDTTATVWLGITLACTECHDHKYDPFTQKDFYKFYAFFNSIAEKGLDGQKDNPAPSIKVPSPEQKVRWDELRDKAAVLDSDLKKQLETPHKELDLAQAKWEDEIRKKVLTDWSVVDPAEFTSAGGATLKKLDDKSVLAGGTNPDKETYEVILKTPLDAITGIRLEALADASFPAKSSRSENGNFVLTAFEAEAEVAPSGEASSSSPESPEFGVWHVLGPFKAASAKEAFSKAFISEAEIDLTKTYDEGKLKWVDKPDWKDGMVQSLGSTENAATYLYRTIIVKSARQMMISLGSDDGIQVWFNGRKLLANDVARGVAADQEKLVLRLAAGENKLLLKINNGGADYAYYFAADKNPVTKYPVQFASAVADVNQKDFNVQSALEGKPNKGWAIAGYEAANQVDHQAVFIAKQPFGFAEGTKLKVRLKFDSDFKQHAIGRFRLAVTTSDGLVEFAALPDNVRNILPLVPEKRTEAQKTELTKYYRETFVPEVQTLKQQLTAKRDELNKFEATIPSTMVMQDLEKPRETHVLVRGDFRNKGELVAPGTPASLPPLPAGAPVNRLALARWLVSPDNPLTSRVTMNRLWAMFFGTGIVKTSNNFGVQGEWPSHPHLLDWLGTEFIAQHWDIKAMQKMMVMSATYRQSAKVTKELVERDPENRLYARGPRFRLDAEMIHDNALAVSGLLNRKIGGPSVRPYQPPGLWEQVGFGDSFSSQSYVQSKGEDLYRRGLYTYWKRAMPYPAFVTFDAPSREVCTVQRPRTSTPLQSLILMNDPVYVEAARGLAARVMKNGGDDVAKRLTYAFRLTLARPPKKNELEALERIYQQQLQNYRQDKAAAEALLSVSESPRPTDLDVSELAAWTAIGNILLNLDETITKG encoded by the coding sequence ATGGAAATCCGCAGTCTGCTCAATGGCCAACGGCTTGGTTTGCTTTGGCTGTTGGCTATTCTCGCGCTGCTGGCGGCCAGCGCCTCCGGTGCAACCCAGCCGGCACGGAAGAAAACCGCCATCGATTTCAACCGCGATATTCGTCCGATCCTGTCTGAAAACTGCTTCGCCTGCCACGGTCCCGACGAGAACAAGCGTAAAGCCAAACTTCGTCTCGACCAAAAGGACGGTCTGTTCAAAACGCTGGACAAAGGCAAATTGGTCGTCGTCCCCGGCAGCAGCAAGCAGAGCGATTTGTTCCGTCGCATCACCGCGACCGATGAAGACGACCACATGCCGCCGCCCAAATTCGGCAAGGCACTTACCAAGGCACAAATCGAATTGCTGCGCCAGTGGATCGATGAGGGCGCGGAATGGAAAGGGCACTGGGCCTACCTCGCGCCTGAGCGACCGGAGTTGCCGGCGGTAAAAAATAAATCCTGGCCGCGCAATGCCATTGACCATTTCGTTCTGGCACGACTTGAAAAGGAAGGGCTCAAACCCACCAGCGAGGCCGACAGACTGACCCTGATTCGCCGGCTGACATTCGATCTCACCGGTCTGCCGCCCACGATTGAGGAAGTGGACGCGTTTCTGTCGAACAAAAACCCGGACGCTTACGAAAAGCTTGTGGATCGCTTGCTCGCGTCGGCCCAATACGGCGAACGCATGGCGGAATTCTGGCTCGACCTCGCGCGCTACGCCGACACCAACGGATATCACATCGACAACAATCGCGACATCTGGTTGTGGCGGGAATGGGTCATCCGCGCGTTCAATGAGAACATGCCCTTCGATCGGTTCACCATCGAGCAACTCGCAGGCGACCTCTTGCCCAACGCGACGATGGATCAGAAGGTGGCCACGGGTTTCAACCGCAATGAAATGGTCAACTTTGAAGGCGGTGCCGATCCCGACGAATATCTCACCAAGTATCAAGTGGGCCGCGTGGACACCACCGCCACCGTGTGGTTGGGCATCACGCTGGCCTGCACCGAGTGTCATGACCACAAATACGATCCCTTCACTCAAAAGGATTTTTACAAGTTTTACGCGTTCTTCAATTCCATCGCGGAAAAAGGACTCGATGGACAGAAAGATAATCCCGCACCGAGCATCAAAGTTCCGTCGCCCGAACAGAAAGTTCGCTGGGATGAACTGCGCGACAAGGCGGCGGTGCTGGATTCCGACTTGAAAAAGCAATTGGAAACTCCGCACAAGGAACTCGATCTCGCCCAAGCCAAATGGGAAGACGAAATCCGCAAGAAGGTGCTCACCGATTGGTCGGTGGTTGATCCCGCGGAGTTCACTTCGGCGGGCGGGGCCACGCTTAAAAAGCTCGACGACAAATCGGTCCTCGCTGGCGGTACCAATCCGGACAAGGAGACTTATGAAGTCATTTTGAAAACGCCGCTGGACGCCATCACCGGCATCCGGCTCGAAGCGTTGGCCGACGCAAGCTTCCCCGCCAAAAGCAGCCGCAGTGAGAACGGCAATTTCGTGTTGACCGCGTTTGAGGCCGAGGCGGAAGTCGCGCCATCCGGCGAGGCGTCCTCGTCGAGTCCAGAGTCACCGGAGTTCGGCGTCTGGCATGTGCTCGGGCCGTTCAAAGCCGCCTCTGCGAAGGAAGCTTTCAGCAAGGCATTCATTTCCGAAGCGGAGATTGACCTCACCAAGACTTACGACGAAGGCAAGTTGAAGTGGGTCGATAAGCCGGACTGGAAAGACGGCATGGTGCAATCGCTCGGTTCCACCGAGAACGCCGCGACGTATCTCTATCGCACGATCATCGTCAAGAGCGCCCGACAGATGATGATTTCGCTGGGCAGCGACGACGGCATTCAGGTCTGGTTCAACGGTCGCAAGCTGCTGGCGAACGATGTGGCGCGTGGTGTCGCGGCCGACCAGGAGAAATTGGTGCTCCGGCTGGCCGCGGGTGAAAACAAACTGTTGTTGAAAATCAACAATGGCGGTGCCGACTATGCCTATTATTTTGCTGCTGACAAAAATCCGGTCACCAAGTATCCGGTTCAGTTCGCGTCGGCGGTGGCCGATGTGAATCAAAAAGATTTCAACGTGCAATCCGCGCTGGAAGGAAAGCCGAACAAAGGCTGGGCCATCGCCGGGTATGAAGCGGCAAATCAAGTTGATCACCAAGCCGTCTTTATCGCCAAACAACCGTTTGGTTTCGCGGAAGGAACGAAGCTGAAAGTCCGCCTCAAGTTTGATTCGGATTTCAAGCAACACGCCATCGGCCGTTTCCGACTGGCAGTCACCACGTCAGATGGGTTGGTTGAATTCGCCGCGTTGCCGGACAACGTTCGCAACATTCTCCCGCTCGTGCCGGAGAAGCGAACTGAGGCGCAGAAAACCGAACTGACAAAATATTATCGCGAGACCTTCGTGCCGGAAGTTCAGACGTTGAAACAACAACTCACCGCCAAGCGCGACGAGCTGAACAAATTCGAAGCCACAATCCCCTCCACGATGGTGATGCAGGACTTGGAGAAGCCGCGCGAAACGCACGTCCTTGTCCGCGGCGACTTTCGCAACAAAGGTGAACTTGTTGCGCCCGGCACGCCCGCCAGTCTGCCGCCGTTGCCTGCTGGCGCGCCCGTCAACCGTCTGGCGCTGGCCCGATGGCTGGTCTCTCCTGACAACCCTTTGACCAGCCGCGTCACAATGAACCGACTCTGGGCAATGTTCTTCGGCACCGGCATTGTTAAGACGAGCAATAATTTCGGCGTGCAAGGCGAATGGCCGAGCCATCCGCATTTGTTGGACTGGCTCGGCACCGAGTTCATCGCGCAGCACTGGGACATCAAGGCCATGCAAAAAATGATGGTCATGTCCGCCACCTATCGCCAGTCGGCCAAGGTCACCAAGGAACTTGTCGAACGCGATCCGGAGAACCGCCTCTACGCGCGCGGCCCGCGTTTTCGGCTCGACGCGGAGATGATTCACGACAACGCGCTGGCGGTCAGCGGCCTCTTGAATCGAAAAATTGGCGGACCGAGTGTGCGTCCGTATCAACCACCCGGTTTGTGGGAACAGGTCGGCTTCGGTGACAGTTTCAGCAGTCAATCCTACGTTCAAAGCAAGGGCGAAGACTTGTATCGGCGCGGCCTTTACACCTACTGGAAACGCGCCATGCCGTATCCGGCCTTCGTCACCTTCGATGCGCCCAGCCGCGAAGTATGTACCGTACAACGGCCGCGAACCAGCACGCCGCTGCAATCGTTGATCCTCATGAACGATCCGGTGTATGTCGAAGCCGCGCGCGGTCTGGCGGCACGCGTGATGAAGAATGGCGGCGACGATGTCGCCAAACGTCTGACCTACGCCTTCCGTCTCACCTTGGCACGACCGCCCAAGAAAAATGAACTGGAGGCGCTCGAAAGAATTTATCAGCAGCAATTGCAAAACTATCGGCAGGACAAAGCAGCCGCCGAAGCGCTGCTCAGCGTCAGTGAATCGCCGCGCCCCACCGATCTGGACGTGAGCGAACTGGCCGCGTGGACGGCCATCGGCAACATTCTTTTGAATCTGGACGAAACGATCACGAAAGGTTGA
- a CDS encoding YlbF family regulator has protein sequence MQAIAEESAVIQKTRELCQTLLDQPDVQSMRQRIDAFVADDRAKAQYDALMVKGQSLQQKQQLGTALSNDEIADFEKHREAFVNNPVAKGFLDAQEEMNQLQQSLGQYVTKTFELGRVPGPEDFDSGSCGHGCGCHH, from the coding sequence ATGCAAGCGATTGCCGAAGAAAGCGCCGTCATTCAAAAAACGAGAGAACTGTGCCAGACCCTGCTGGATCAACCCGACGTTCAATCCATGCGGCAACGGATTGACGCATTCGTGGCGGATGATCGCGCCAAGGCACAATACGATGCGTTGATGGTCAAAGGCCAGTCGCTCCAGCAAAAGCAACAACTTGGCACGGCATTGAGCAACGACGAGATTGCGGACTTTGAAAAACATCGCGAAGCATTCGTGAACAATCCGGTGGCCAAAGGCTTCCTCGACGCGCAGGAGGAAATGAATCAATTGCAGCAATCCCTCGGTCAATATGTCACCAAGACGTTTGAACTGGGTCGCGTGCCTGGCCCGGAGGATTTTGATTCCGGCTCGTGCGGTCACGGTTGCGGGTGTCACCATTGA